A region from the Hylaeus volcanicus isolate JK05 chromosome 6, UHH_iyHylVolc1.0_haploid, whole genome shotgun sequence genome encodes:
- the LOC128878266 gene encoding COMM domain-containing protein 3-like yields MELSKDTIEGLTNVLHTSHIPEDNFLQILDTAVSQICENPAQVKCITKATDSKPVLAKKIFADMLCLFVEAARHDFDEEKLRNFLYQAHVDEERKKKLCEAYINNKKTIQSRLELIGNNPPHIVDVDWHLDYRVKLDTCNLLGIPLYHVRLITKKHETINHVTFSCTIQQLQELIFKLKDAIRYSEKLTNV; encoded by the exons ATGGAGTTGTCAAAAGATACCATTGAAGGTCTAACTAATGTTTTACACACTAGTCATATACCTGAAgataattttctacaaattttagaCACAGCTGTCTCTCAGATATGTGAAAATCCTGCTCAAGTAAAAT GCATCACCAAAGCAACGGATTCAAAGCCAGTGTTAGCGAAGAAGATTTTTGCTGACATGCTATGCTTGTTCGTAGAAGCAGCCCGTCATGATTTCGATGAagaaaagttaagaaatttCCTATACCAAGCACATGTcgacgaagaaaggaaaaagaaattatgtgAAGCATACAttaataacaagaaaacaatacaGTCTCGGTTGGAGTTGATCGGCAATAACCCACCGCATATCGTCGATGTAGATTGGCATTTAGATTATCGCGTCAAG tTGGACACATGCAATTTGCTGGGTATTCCTCTTTATCACGTGCGACTTATCACtaaaaaacatgaaacaaTAAATCATGTAACATTCTCATGTACAATACAGCAGCTGcaggaattaatatttaagctTAAAGATGCCATCAGATACTCAGAGAAACTAACTAATGTTTAG
- the LOC128878265 gene encoding mucin-2-like, with protein MSGQSGGHRLRLSKLNDQLTCKLCGGYFIDATTIIECLHSFCRSCIVKYLENNKYCPICEVQVHKSKPLLNIRPDYTLQDIVYKLVPGCYQNEMRCRREFYSKHPEAYTQTTSPEARGEPIESHIYSPDESLSLSLEYFRPSRDVKEIAVKPFLKRYLRCPAAVTIFHLQKLIRAKYGLTDAHRVDVMYKEEPLCSNYTLMDVMYIYHWRRKVPLHLSYRIFESSAKRIKLSEDNVNYKTSLFYAGIDPIESKEEEPIKREWKEVQLKISETGIMSITDITDQEFKKNARVQDSVTSVETINSSIVKGSTSENNASEIITKNDHSLNRQIVDDCNISSKLSEFDDKKNSNSMETKKTPAKEAENIVMCKSEEETKDKLDNNNVADKVTLHTNVQFRETTQSVVEPEVRGNVIDDKDKKESLKNNNSIIIKEKNGESLKQYRKNEVKLVNMGSKINALSVKLQFQPKIGQTNASNASSKKIMKEKKIMPQPSKKIDTKTIQTSKSMDPKSSFDTSKTQAMSNNCGITGSKSSVPSSTKTMSQKPTSESEETPEPVASTRVTTAISSKPKETKLNVKNVQSIGQHQSSLQEQSTSEKETHSSDQTSVEITQGMEQTNTTLQKSPYTQIESLTNKNTSSLDFTATVGNGVNSISTSTSQTTSTFPYTVQDLVSSTMLKNSLKSLATSTVQKLSATTVSENTVTMPTVTENPTALIMPSMSISSSLKNSYVNSGLNTSRESPLKPNLEVTAAYSVPPCPDAIPISLMKPTIRKNELITKGSNLNDICAKIGASGSKINDICAKIGENSKEKNKTEARSKCDIPDLLKIGRKCNSSSIAIDSVNKQQHPNISNVSVYASSSSVIATESKNVYSNVKDSLRATSLISTSPTATSHSIQKVPSSVSKKQSQAVGYKTLRDPPRCWNPTLSKNNYVAVKNQTKETQSHLHQIALSERRSIQSKPAKIFKMRNMPRYLGNPASGVKPLYGIGNESKEKEQSTMTSTTTTNTSTNSKNGNLSMMKIDPKTLSPIVSTINSPIVSPPPYSPSARNYSNPSFSRDICRSTGSPISPKNSPVNMLSTSPFIPSPTPNMNPRLIYPHFPPPFPDTPRFPNPLIRPPIGIPSPSAFHSSLPPSINKLYQRSSYIPQTTGFNPVSQPPTVQRIPPSTYSTPKSPKTTSLTAISPTSYGLTKSETQIVGTSLETSNMHLLENAPQEDLSVFNLSKTGNFGNTETVKPPTEVTRNSKSSGFPSISNTGQGNNTIMTTSKSKSETSQFGAGYDQSKEQSEKTPAKCDEVNSYSPKGQNSEKNRSDEISDSVNKRKEKSVSQTNGGLTDENNEETPVEKQTEQHKEQNQIKMPQQVPEKVEKQQEETNHNESGKSEEHGKRSEAQISKTEA; from the exons ATGTCGGGTCAGAGTGGAGGGCATCGTCTAAGGTTGTCCAAACTCAACGACCAGCTGACGTGTAAATTGTGTGGTGGATATTTTATCGATGCCACTACTATTATTGAGTGTTTACATTCGT TTTGCAGGAGCTGTATCGTGAAATATCTGGAGAACAATAAGTATTGTCCAATATGCGAGGTACAAGTGCATAAAAGTAAACCATTACTCAACATTCGTCCAGACTACACTTTGCAGGACATTGTGTATAAGCTGGTACCTGGATGTTACCAAA aTGAGATGCGATGTAGgagagaattttattccaaacatCCGGAAGCATATACTCAAACAACATCTCCAGAAGCAAGAGGAGAACCGATTGAATCGCATATATATTCACCGGATGAATCTCTCAGTTTAtcattggaatattttagACCATCCAGAGATGTCAAGGAAATTGCTGTGAAACCTTTTTTAAAGAGGTATCTTCGTTGCCCTGCAGCAGTGACAATTTTTCATCTACAAAAGCTTATACGAGCTAAGTATGGATTAACCGATGCACACAGGGTAGATGTAATGTATAAAGAAGAACCATTGTGCAGTAATTATACATTAATGGATGTGATGTACATTTATCATTGGAGGCGG AAAGTGCCATTGCATTTAAGTTACAGGATATTTGAATCTTCCGCTAAAAGAATAAAGCTTTCGGAAGACAATGTCAATTATAAAACATCCTTATTTTATGCTGGAATCGACCCTATTGAatcaaaagaagaagaacCGATAAAGAGGGAATGGAAGGAGgtgcaattgaaaatttctgaaacTGGTATAATGAGTATTACGGATATAACGGATcaagaatttaagaaaaatgccaGAGTTCAAGACTCTGTGACAAGTGttgaaacaataaattcaTCGATAGTTAAGGGAAGTACTAGTGAAAATAATGCATCTGagattattacaaaaaatgacCACTCTTTAAATAGACAAATCGTTGATgattgtaatatttcttctaaattaAGCGAATTTGACGAtaagaaaaattccaattcaATGGAAACTAAAAAAACTCCCGCGAAGGAAGCTGAAAATATTGTGATGTGTAAAagcgaagaagaaacaaaagataaattagataataataatgttgcAGATAAAGTAACTTTACATACTAATGTGCAATTTCGGGAAACGACACAAAGTGTAGTCGAGCCTGAAGTCAGAGGCAATGTCATCGATGACAAAGATAAAAAAgagtcgttaaaaaataataatagcattattattaaagaaaagaatggaGAATCTCTTAAACAGTACCGAAAAAATGAAGTGAAACTTGTAAATATGGGATCAAAGATTAATGCTTTAAGCGTAAAGTTACAATTTCAACCAAAAATTGGACAAACCAACGCTAGTAATGCTTCAtctaagaaaattatgaagGAGAAAAAGATTATGCCACAACCatctaaaaaaatagatacaaaaaCAATTCAAACTTCGAAATCTATGGACCCAAAAAGCTCTTTTGATACTTCAAAAACACAGGCGATGTCGAATAATTGCGGAATTACTGGAAGTAAATCATCGGTTCCCTCCTCTACGAAAACAATGTCGCAAAAGCCAACATCTGAGTCTGAGGAAACTCCAGAACCCGTTGCCTCAACTCGCGTAACCACTGCTATTAGTAGCAAgccaaaagaaacaaaattaaatgtaaaaaatgtgcAATCAATTGGTCAGCATCAATCGTCCCTTCAAGAACAAAGTACATCAGAAAAGGAAACACATTCATCGGATCAAACATCTGTAGAAATAACGCAAGGTATGGAGCAAACAAATACAACTCTTCAAAAATCACCATATACACAAATCGAATCgttgacaaataaaaatacttcatCTCTCGATTTTACCGCAACTGTTGGTAACGGAGTTAACTCTATTTCCACGTCAACAAGTCAGACTACATCTACGTTTCCATATACGGTTCAGGATTTAGTGAGTAGCACAATGTTAAAGAATTCTCTCAAAAGTCTGGCGACATCAACAGTTCAGAAATTATCCGCCACTACAGTTTCGGAAAACACAGTAACCATGCCCACAGTAACAGAAAATCCTACAGCACTTATTATGCCTTCCATGagcatttcttcttctttgaaGAACAGTTATGTAAATTCAGGACTGAACACTTCTAGAGAGTCGCCGCTAAAACCAAACTTGGAGGTAACCGCTGCATATTCCGTGCCTCCCTGTCCGGATGCTATTCCGATTTCTTTAATGAAACCAACGATTCGCAAGAACGAATTAATCACAAAGGgttcaaatttaaatgacaTTTGTGCTAAAATCGGGGCTTCTGGCTCGAAAATTAACGATATTTGTGCTAAAATCGgagaaaattctaaagaaaaaaataaaacggaagCAAGAAGTAAATGCGACATTCCAGACTTGTTGAAAATTGGGAGAAAATGTAACTCGTCATCGATTGCTATCGATTCTGTTAATAAACAACAGCAtccgaatatttcaaatgtttccGTTTATGCTTCTAGTAGCAGTGTAATTGCAACagaaagtaaaaatgtttactcgAACGTAAAGGATAGTCTTCGAGCCACATCGCTGATATCTACTTCTCCAACAGCAACATCGCATTCAATACAAAAGGTTCCTTCTTCTGTCTCTAAAAAACAGAGCCAAGCAGTAGGCTACAAGACTCTTCGCGATCCTCCAAGATGTTGGAATCCTACACTTTCCAAGAACAATTACGTAGCGGTAAAAAATCAGACCAAAGAGACGCAAAGCCACTTACATCAAATAGCGCTCTCTGAAAGAAGATCGATTCAGTCTAAGCCTGCTAAGATATTTAAGATGAGAAATATGCCGAGATATTTAGGTAATCCTGCATCTGGAGTGAAACCGCTGTATGGAATCGGTAACGAAAGCAAAGAAAAAGAGCAATCAACAATGACATCAACAACGACCACAAACACTTCTACTAATTCGAAGAACGGGAATTTAAGCATGATGAAGATAGATCCTAAAACTTTATCTCCTATTGTGTCTACAATTAATTCACCCATTGTTTCGCCACCTCCATATTCTCCTAGTGCGAGAAACTATTCAAATCCCTCATTCTCGAGAGATATTTGTAGAAGTACTGGTTCACCGATATCTCCTAAAAATTCTCCAGTAAATATGCTTTCAACAAGTCCCTTTATACCTTCTCCGACACCCAACATGAATCCCAGATTAATTTATCCTCATTTTCCACCTCCATTTCCAGATACTCCCAGATTTCCAAATCCGTTGATTCGTCCACCGATAGGAATTCCATCTCCCAGTGCCTTTCACAGTAGCTTGCCTCcttcgattaataaattataccaGCGGTCAAGTTATATTCCACAAACTACCGGCTTCAATCCAGTTTCCCAACCTCCGACAGTTCAGAGAATACCACCGAGCACTTACTCTACGCCTAAGTCACCTAAAACTACTTCCTTAACAGCAATCTCCCCTACATCTTATGGCTTAACCAAATCCGAGACACAAATTGTTGGAACATCTCTTGAAACCAGTAACATGCATCTTCTAGAGAATGCTCCGCAAGAAGATCTCagtgtatttaatttgtcTAAGACTGGAAATTTTGGTAATACGGAGACTGTTAAACCGCCGACAGAAGTAACTCGAAATTCCAAGTCATCTGGATTTCCTTCCATATCAAACACTGGACAGGGTAACAACACGATAATGACCACGTCTAAAAGCAAGTCAGAAACTTCTCAGTTTGGAGCTGGGTACGATCAGAGCAAAGAACAATCGGAGAAAACGCCTGCAAAATGCGATGAAGTGAATTCTTATAGTCCAAAGGGGCAGAATTCAGAAAAGAACCGATCCGATGAAATCAGTGAcagtgtaaataaaagaaaagagaaatccGTCTCTCAGACCAACGGGGGTCTCACCGatgaaaataacgaagaaacgCCAGTAGAAAAACAAACGGAACAGCATAAGGAGcagaatcaaataaaaatgccGCAACAAGTACCAGAGAAAGTTGAAAAACAGCAAGAAGAAACCAATCATAACGAGAGCGGAAAGAGCGAAGAACACGGGAAAAGATCTGAAGCTCAAATTAGCAAAACGGAGGCGTAA